A single Curtobacterium sp. MCJR17_020 DNA region contains:
- a CDS encoding ParA family protein yields MSTNPTTNPTGATSIGPTGRPVREFPVPEELDSTGPARIIALCNQKGGVGKTTTAINLGAALAEYGRKVLAVDFDPQGALSAGLGVRTHDIHTVYDLLMGAVKDPIQVIQPTNTPGLDVIPANIDLSAAEVHLVNEVAREQILASVLRKVANDYDVILVDCQPSLGLLTVNALTAAHGVLIPLECEFFALRGVALLIETIDKVRDRLNPALTLDGILPTMYDSRTLHSREVMERVVDTFDDRVLDTVIGRTVKFPDATVSARPITQTAPDHAAAHAYRQLARELVQRGAVA; encoded by the coding sequence GTGAGCACGAACCCGACGACCAACCCCACCGGCGCGACCTCCATCGGTCCGACGGGTCGTCCTGTCCGGGAGTTCCCCGTGCCCGAGGAACTCGACAGCACCGGCCCCGCGCGCATCATCGCCCTCTGCAACCAGAAGGGCGGCGTCGGCAAGACCACCACGGCGATCAACCTCGGTGCGGCGCTGGCGGAGTACGGCCGCAAGGTGCTGGCCGTCGACTTCGACCCGCAGGGTGCGCTCTCCGCGGGCCTCGGTGTCCGCACCCACGACATCCACACCGTCTACGACCTGCTCATGGGTGCCGTGAAGGACCCGATCCAGGTCATCCAGCCGACGAACACCCCGGGGCTCGACGTGATCCCCGCGAACATCGACCTGTCCGCGGCCGAGGTGCACCTGGTCAACGAGGTCGCCCGTGAGCAGATCCTGGCGAGCGTGCTCCGCAAGGTCGCGAACGACTACGACGTGATCCTGGTCGACTGCCAGCCGTCGCTCGGGCTGCTCACCGTCAACGCCCTGACCGCGGCGCACGGCGTGCTGATCCCGCTCGAGTGCGAGTTCTTCGCCCTGCGCGGTGTCGCCCTGCTCATCGAGACGATCGACAAGGTGCGTGACCGCCTCAACCCGGCGCTGACGCTCGACGGCATCCTGCCGACCATGTACGACTCGCGCACCCTGCACTCGCGCGAGGTCATGGAGCGCGTCGTCGACACCTTCGACGACCGGGTCCTCGACACCGTCATCGGGCGCACCGTGAAGTTCCCGGACGCCACCGTCTCCGCTCGGCCGATCACCCAGACGGCGCCGGACCACGCCGCCGCCCACGCCTACCGGCAGCTCGCACGAGAGCTCGTCCAGCGTGGCGCCGTCGCCTGA
- a CDS encoding ScpA family protein — MAPSPESGFRVRLTNFDGPFDLLLSLITKHELDITEVSLGAVTGEFIQYVRQAESADELDEASEFLVVAATLLDLKIVGLLPQGELVDAEDVALLEARDLLFARLLQYRAFKQAADWFGERWGVESRRHVRSVRLEERFRARTPELVWTLSVQDFAALAALAFAPREIPTVGLDHLHAPLISIREQAAIVVSILRTRDGEGVSFRELVAGVDQTGIVVARFLAILELYRNASISFEQLEPLGELTLRWTAEDWSDESLANLGADYDG; from the coding sequence GTGGCGCCGTCGCCTGAGTCGGGGTTCCGGGTCCGACTCACCAACTTCGACGGCCCGTTCGACCTCCTGCTGTCGCTCATCACGAAGCACGAGCTCGACATCACCGAGGTCTCGCTCGGCGCGGTCACGGGGGAGTTCATCCAGTACGTGCGTCAGGCCGAGTCGGCGGACGAGCTCGACGAGGCGAGCGAGTTCCTCGTCGTCGCCGCGACACTGCTCGACCTGAAGATCGTCGGGCTGCTGCCGCAGGGCGAGCTCGTCGACGCCGAGGACGTCGCCCTGCTCGAGGCCCGCGACCTGCTGTTCGCGCGGCTGCTGCAGTACCGGGCGTTCAAGCAGGCCGCCGACTGGTTCGGCGAACGCTGGGGTGTGGAGTCGCGTCGGCACGTCCGGAGCGTCCGGCTCGAGGAACGGTTCCGCGCCCGCACGCCCGAGCTCGTGTGGACGCTCTCGGTGCAGGACTTCGCCGCTCTGGCTGCGCTGGCGTTCGCCCCGCGGGAGATCCCGACGGTCGGACTCGACCACCTGCACGCGCCGCTCATCAGCATCCGCGAACAGGCCGCGATCGTCGTCTCGATCCTGCGGACACGCGACGGCGAGGGCGTCTCGTTCCGCGAACTGGTCGCGGGCGTCGACCAGACGGGTATCGTGGTGGCTCGCTTCCTCGCGATCCTGGAGCTGTACCGGAACGCATCGATCTCGTTCGAACAACTCGAGCCGCTCGGGGAACTCACGCTCCGATGGACCGCCGAGGACTGGTCCGACGAGAGCCTCGCCAACCTGGGAGCCGACTATGACGGATGA
- the scpB gene encoding SMC-Scp complex subunit ScpB, with protein MTDDVHDTSSAEPGGADEMADARAIEHEIHARADHDHDHAPQAHPAIPIDRQLEAILMIADEPQSLVALGAAVNAPVPAVRQAVERLVADFDGVDGTTRRGFELREVGGGWRFYVRQDLDAVVEQFVEAERPSRLSQAALETLAVVAYKQPITRSQIASIRAVNVDGVVRTLVARGLIEESFTDSETGAINYVTSDLLLQQLGINSLDELPLISPLLDDGADGFGQNEGIPDGRV; from the coding sequence ATGACGGATGACGTGCACGACACGTCCAGCGCCGAACCCGGCGGCGCCGACGAGATGGCCGACGCCCGCGCGATCGAGCACGAGATCCACGCGCGTGCCGACCACGACCACGACCACGCCCCGCAGGCGCACCCGGCGATCCCGATCGACCGCCAGCTCGAGGCGATCCTGATGATCGCGGACGAGCCCCAGTCGCTCGTCGCACTCGGCGCCGCCGTGAACGCCCCCGTCCCCGCCGTCCGGCAGGCCGTCGAGCGCCTCGTCGCGGACTTCGACGGCGTCGACGGCACCACCCGCCGCGGGTTCGAACTCCGCGAGGTCGGCGGCGGCTGGCGCTTCTACGTCCGCCAGGACCTGGACGCCGTCGTCGAGCAGTTCGTCGAGGCCGAGCGTCCCTCGCGCCTGTCGCAGGCCGCACTCGAGACCCTCGCGGTCGTCGCCTACAAGCAACCGATCACGCGATCCCAGATCGCGTCGATCCGCGCCGTCAACGTCGACGGCGTCGTCCGAACGCTGGTCGCGCGCGGTCTCATCGAGGAGTCGTTCACCGACTCCGAGACCGGCGCCATCAACTACGTCACGTCCGATCTGCTCCTGCAGCAGCTCGGCATCAACTCGCTCGACGAGCTGCCGCTCATCTCGCCCCTCCTGGACGACGGTGCGGACGGCTTCGGGCAGAACGAAGGGATCCCCGATGGCCGGGTTTGA
- a CDS encoding pseudouridine synthase — MQKVIAAAGVASRRVAENLIVEGRVTVNGQVVDALGRRVDPATDAISVDGVPVQIDSSRRYIVLNKPTGVVSSLQDERGRRDLTEFVDRYEERLFNVGRLDTETSGLLVLTNDGDLAHVLAHPSFGVQKTYIAKVHGNVNPAVVQRLTEGVELEDGPIKADKVRLLESSRGESLVEITLHSGRNRIVRRMLEAVDHPVLELVRRSFGPLHLGSLPPGKMRELGTVEVGKLLGTVRDAKPSARDDRDVALDQGEDDEWDDETAD, encoded by the coding sequence CTGCAGAAGGTGATCGCCGCTGCGGGCGTGGCATCTCGCCGCGTCGCGGAGAACCTGATCGTCGAGGGCCGCGTGACGGTCAACGGCCAGGTGGTGGACGCCCTCGGGCGTCGTGTCGACCCCGCGACGGACGCGATCTCGGTCGACGGTGTGCCGGTGCAGATCGACTCCTCGCGGCGGTACATCGTGCTGAACAAGCCGACCGGTGTCGTCTCGAGCCTGCAGGACGAGCGCGGTCGCCGCGACCTGACCGAGTTCGTGGACCGCTACGAAGAGCGCCTGTTCAACGTCGGCCGCCTGGACACCGAAACCTCGGGGCTGCTCGTGCTGACGAACGACGGCGACCTGGCGCACGTGCTGGCGCACCCGTCGTTCGGCGTGCAGAAGACCTACATCGCGAAGGTGCACGGCAACGTGAACCCCGCCGTGGTGCAGCGTCTGACCGAGGGCGTCGAGCTCGAGGACGGTCCGATCAAGGCCGACAAGGTGCGGTTGCTCGAGTCCTCGCGGGGTGAATCGCTCGTCGAGATCACGCTGCACTCCGGCCGCAACCGGATCGTCCGTCGCATGCTCGAGGCCGTCGACCACCCGGTCCTCGAACTCGTCCGGCGCTCGTTCGGGCCGCTGCACCTCGGCAGCCTGCCGCCGGGCAAGATGCGTGAGCTGGGCACGGTCGAGGTCGGGAAGCTGCTCGGCACCGTCCGTGACGCGAAGCCCTCCGCTCGTGACGACCGCGACGTCGCCCTCGACCAAGGCGAGGACGACGAATGGGACGACGAGACCGCGGACTGA
- a CDS encoding prephenate dehydrogenase, which produces MTDLTPPDIDRRVRGPVRVVGTGLLGTSIGLALREKGVDVVLDDVSPGALALAVDYGAGRRPDPGDQPELVVVAVPPDVVATVVARELSAYPDAIVTDVASVKAGPLAELVAAGADVSRYVGSHPMAGRERSGPSAARADLFVGSPWVIAGHDAISYQRAAVVEDLALDVGATVVPMDPASHDLAVAYVSHVPQLVSTLMASRLRDAPDGSLGLAGGGVRDVTRVAASDPGLWVQIIGANAANVRRVLADLRDELSGVIGALDDPAAAGAPRTLAETIAAGNRGVERLPGKHGTTKRFAQVVVLVDDTPGQIAALLTFIGEIGINLEDMRLEHSPGAQIGIVEVSVLPEQEQRLVEELEGRGWRIAAAWA; this is translated from the coding sequence GTGACCGACCTGACCCCACCCGACATCGACCGCCGCGTGCGCGGCCCGGTGCGGGTCGTCGGCACCGGGCTGCTCGGCACCTCGATCGGTCTGGCGCTGCGCGAGAAGGGGGTCGACGTCGTCCTCGACGACGTCTCACCCGGTGCGCTGGCGCTCGCCGTCGACTACGGGGCCGGCCGCCGGCCCGATCCCGGCGACCAGCCGGAACTCGTGGTGGTGGCGGTCCCGCCGGACGTCGTGGCGACGGTCGTCGCCCGCGAACTGTCGGCGTACCCGGACGCCATCGTGACCGACGTCGCGAGCGTCAAGGCCGGACCGTTGGCCGAGCTCGTGGCCGCCGGTGCTGACGTCAGCCGCTACGTCGGGTCGCACCCGATGGCCGGACGTGAACGCAGCGGACCAAGTGCCGCCCGCGCCGACCTGTTCGTCGGCAGCCCGTGGGTGATCGCCGGGCACGACGCCATCAGCTACCAGCGCGCCGCGGTGGTCGAGGACCTGGCGCTCGACGTCGGCGCGACCGTCGTGCCGATGGACCCGGCGTCGCACGACCTGGCCGTGGCCTACGTCTCGCACGTGCCGCAGCTCGTGTCGACGTTGATGGCCTCGCGGCTGCGTGACGCCCCGGACGGCTCCCTCGGGCTGGCGGGCGGTGGCGTCCGCGACGTCACCCGTGTCGCCGCGAGCGACCCCGGCCTGTGGGTGCAGATCATCGGCGCGAACGCGGCCAACGTCCGGCGGGTCCTGGCCGACCTGCGCGACGAGCTGAGCGGAGTGATCGGGGCGCTCGACGACCCCGCCGCCGCCGGGGCACCGAGGACCCTGGCCGAGACGATCGCCGCCGGCAACCGTGGGGTCGAACGGCTGCCCGGCAAGCACGGCACCACCAAGCGCTTCGCCCAGGTGGTCGTCCTCGTCGACGACACCCCCGGGCAGATCGCCGCGCTCCTGACGTTCATCGGGGAGATCGGCATCAACCTCGAGGACATGCGCCTCGAGCACTCACCGGGCGCGCAGATCGGCATCGTCGAGGTGTCGGTCCTGCCCGAGCAGGAACAGCGACTCGTCGAGGAACTCGAGGGTCGCGGATGGAGGATCGCAGCAGCATGGGCCTGA
- the cmk gene encoding (d)CMP kinase has protein sequence MVIAVDGPAGSGKSSVSRAAARALGYGYQDTGAAYRALAWHALQQRVDLDDAAAILASWDTFDYAIGTDPDDYYVRVGETDVTDAIRTPDVTGAVAHIAKLPDVRHRLVQLFRNVMRKTDAPGIITEGRDITTVVAPDAEVRILLTADESVRMARRSAEVTTQSAAETSAALARRDAADAKVVDFMNAADGVTTLDSTDLDFDQTVQAVVDLARAATH, from the coding sequence ATCGTCATCGCGGTCGACGGCCCCGCGGGCAGCGGCAAGTCGAGCGTCTCCCGCGCGGCCGCCCGTGCCCTCGGCTACGGCTACCAGGACACCGGCGCCGCCTACCGCGCCCTCGCCTGGCACGCCCTGCAGCAGCGGGTCGACCTCGACGACGCGGCGGCGATCCTGGCGAGCTGGGACACCTTCGACTACGCCATCGGCACCGACCCCGACGACTACTACGTGCGCGTGGGGGAGACCGACGTCACCGACGCGATCCGCACCCCGGACGTGACGGGCGCGGTGGCCCACATCGCGAAGCTCCCCGACGTCCGACACCGCCTCGTGCAGCTGTTCCGGAACGTCATGCGGAAGACCGACGCACCGGGCATCATCACCGAGGGTCGGGACATCACCACGGTGGTCGCACCCGACGCCGAGGTCCGGATCCTGCTGACGGCCGACGAGTCCGTTAGAATGGCCCGGCGCTCGGCGGAGGTCACGACCCAGTCGGCCGCAGAGACCTCCGCCGCACTCGCTCGTCGAGACGCGGCGGACGCGAAGGTCGTCGACTTCATGAACGCCGCAGACGGCGTCACGACGCTCGACTCCACCGACCTCGACTTCGACCAGACCGTGCAGGCGGTCGTCGACCTGGCCCGCGCGGCCACGCACTGA